One Solidesulfovibrio fructosivorans JJ] DNA window includes the following coding sequences:
- the cyoC gene encoding cytochrome o ubiquinol oxidase subunit III, whose translation MTTDTATMTGPVGHGADHDAPGLHALGFWLYLMTDLIVFSALFATYVVLAPNTAGGPSARELFHLPEVFVETMLLLTSSVVFGYASLALGAGKKGLGLAGLALTFLLGLGFIVMELGEFHRLILAGAGPQRSGFLSAFFTLVGTHGAHVTVGLLWLAVMMGQILTKGLTVPVRSRLARLGMFWHFLDIIWIGLFTVVYLMGVMS comes from the coding sequence ATGACCACGGACACAGCGACCATGACCGGGCCGGTCGGACACGGCGCCGATCACGACGCCCCGGGCCTGCACGCCCTGGGCTTCTGGCTCTATCTCATGACCGACCTGATCGTGTTTTCGGCGCTTTTCGCCACGTACGTGGTGTTGGCCCCCAACACGGCCGGCGGTCCCTCGGCCAGGGAGCTCTTCCACCTGCCCGAGGTCTTCGTCGAAACCATGCTGCTGCTGACGAGCAGCGTGGTTTTCGGCTACGCCTCGCTGGCCCTTGGGGCCGGGAAAAAAGGCCTGGGTCTGGCCGGATTGGCGCTGACCTTCCTGCTGGGACTGGGCTTTATCGTCATGGAACTGGGCGAATTCCACAGGCTGATCCTGGCCGGGGCCGGACCGCAGCGCAGCGGGTTTCTTTCGGCCTTTTTCACGCTGGTCGGCACCCACGGCGCCCACGTGACCGTGGGGTTGCTGTGGCTGGCCGTCATGATGGGGCAGATCCTGACCAAGGGCCTCACCGTGCCCGTGCGTTCCCGTCTGGCCCGCCTGGGGATGTTCTGGCACTTCCTGGACATCATCTGGATCGGGCTTTTCACCGTCGTCTACCTGATGGGGGTCATGTCATGA
- the cyoD gene encoding cytochrome o ubiquinol oxidase subunit IV has product MSQTHASGDNDVRAGSGSFRTYTLGFVLSLVLTVIPFALVMTGALPHGATLACLYAAAVIQIVVHLHYFLHLDRSSGMYWNMLSLLFTFFIMFLFIGGSLWIMYSLHSRM; this is encoded by the coding sequence ATGAGCCAGACGCACGCCTCCGGCGACAATGACGTCCGGGCCGGCAGCGGTTCCTTTCGGACCTACACCCTGGGCTTTGTCCTCTCCCTGGTCCTGACCGTCATCCCCTTTGCCCTGGTCATGACCGGCGCCTTGCCGCATGGTGCCACGTTGGCGTGTCTCTACGCCGCCGCCGTGATCCAGATCGTCGTCCACCTGCACTACTTCCTCCACCTGGACAGATCCTCGGGCATGTACTGGAACATGCTGTCGCTGCTGTTCACCTTCTTCATCATGTTCCTTTTCATCGGTGGATCGTTATGGATCATGTACAGCCTGCACTCCCGTATGTAA
- the cyoE gene encoding heme o synthase, which produces MLVAKPWIVVANLISAFGGFGLAARGHLESGLLLAVLAGVALVVASACVVNNVIDREIDRKMARTWNRALAIGAMSGRAAMVYAGVLGAAGLAVLWVGTNALATGLTVLGFAVYVGAYSLALKRISPLSTLVGSLAGATPPLAAYCAVSQRFDLGALLVLALFCSWQMPHSYAIAISRYDDYRAAGIPVLPVACDIATTKRHIAGHILVFMVEAQLLTVCGYAGMRFFALATALSLVWFGLARFGAGDDRRQARAVYVFSILVIVAVSLMLAVDAAPIPA; this is translated from the coding sequence GTGCTGGTTGCCAAGCCCTGGATCGTCGTCGCCAACCTGATCTCAGCGTTCGGCGGATTCGGCCTGGCCGCGAGAGGGCATCTGGAGTCGGGATTGTTGCTGGCCGTCCTGGCCGGCGTCGCCCTGGTCGTGGCCTCGGCCTGCGTCGTCAATAACGTCATCGACCGGGAAATCGACCGCAAGATGGCCAGGACCTGGAATCGGGCCCTGGCCATCGGGGCCATGTCGGGCCGGGCCGCCATGGTCTATGCCGGGGTGCTTGGCGCGGCCGGGCTGGCCGTCCTGTGGGTCGGGACCAACGCCCTGGCCACGGGGCTTACGGTTCTGGGATTCGCCGTCTACGTCGGGGCCTACAGTCTGGCCCTCAAGCGCATCTCGCCGTTGAGCACCCTGGTCGGGAGCCTGGCCGGCGCGACGCCGCCGCTTGCCGCCTACTGCGCCGTGAGCCAGCGTTTCGACCTCGGCGCGCTGCTCGTGTTGGCGCTTTTTTGTTCCTGGCAGATGCCGCACTCCTACGCCATCGCCATAAGCCGTTACGACGACTACCGCGCCGCCGGCATCCCCGTGCTGCCGGTCGCTTGCGACATCGCCACCACCAAGCGGCATATCGCCGGCCATATCCTGGTCTTCATGGTGGAGGCCCAGCTGCTGACCGTATGCGGGTATGCCGGGATGCGGTTTTTCGCGCTGGCCACGGCGCTTTCCCTGGTCTGGTTCGGTCTGGCCCGCTTCGGCGCGGGCGACGACAGGCGTCAGGCCAGGGCTGTCTACGTCTTTTCCATCCTGGTCATCGTGGCGGTCAGCCTCATGCTGGCCGTGGACGCCGCGCCTATCCCTGCCTGA
- a CDS encoding GntR family transcriptional regulator, producing MTIRETEGAKSSSVAMIAETLRRAIFDGTFLPGDQLKEMTLSHSLGVSRSSVREALRILATEELVAHLPNKGASVRKLTLEEIDDIFLTRQILEIRACECIPTAPERLLRALEESTVAYEAQANLDDPVAIANAHINYHKALVGLTGSLKLAELEESLMRTLQVIIACIENDRDDTQNEIANHRAMTRMVMAGDVQGAKKWVEDYIPNGKNFVVRHILSQKSTLRLRR from the coding sequence ATGACGATCCGAGAGACCGAAGGGGCGAAGTCCAGCAGCGTGGCCATGATTGCGGAGACATTGCGGCGCGCCATTTTCGACGGGACCTTTCTGCCCGGCGACCAGCTCAAGGAGATGACGCTGTCGCATTCGCTCGGCGTTTCCCGCAGTTCGGTGCGGGAGGCCCTGCGCATCCTGGCGACCGAAGAGCTTGTGGCGCACCTGCCGAACAAGGGGGCGTCCGTGCGCAAGCTTACGCTCGAGGAAATCGACGATATCTTCCTGACGCGTCAGATTCTGGAGATAAGGGCCTGCGAATGCATCCCCACGGCGCCCGAGCGCCTGTTGCGCGCCCTGGAGGAGAGCACGGTCGCCTACGAAGCCCAGGCCAACCTCGATGATCCGGTCGCCATAGCCAATGCCCATATCAACTATCACAAGGCGCTGGTCGGGCTTACGGGCAGTTTGAAACTTGCCGAGCTGGAAGAAAGCCTGATGCGGACCTTGCAAGTCATTATCGCCTGCATCGAAAACGACCGGGACGACACGCAAAACGAAATCGCCAATCACCGCGCGATGACGCGGATGGTCATGGCCGGCGACGTACAGGGCGCTAAAAAGTGGGTGGAGGACTACATCCCCAACGGGAAAAATTTCGTCGTCAGGCACATCCTTTCGCAAAAAAGCACCCTCCGCCTGCGGCGCTGA
- the hutI gene encoding imidazolonepropionase yields the protein MNGDITIAHAASLARVTDAKRPRAGRGQGELNIIHDGALAIRGGVIVAVGDSREVLRAYGDDAPVLDASGKTVLPGLVECHSHPIFAGNRHWEYVRRLEGADGREIRAEGGGIWSTIVKTRQAGDDELLRNVARAFERIAAGGVTTLEVKSGYGLDTRGELRLLRLLHQAASHTAMDIVCTFLGAHIAPQDGRSAEEYVAVVKNEMLPAVLAQGIAQSQDLSCENGDFSAEQARELIDISTSLGLPVRVHADASSDSRGWRTAVAGGALSADHLTYTPDAEINAVGATTTVAVLLPVAEQFYLDAQKANARLFIKNNVPVAVATDYCSSFQATSLPLTIALACSWFRLTPAEAIVGATLNAAYALGKSHDRGSLDVGKRGDVTIFDCEHPGQLATAIGAPLVDVSLSRGRVVWEAGK from the coding sequence GTGAACGGCGATATCACCATTGCGCACGCGGCCAGCCTCGCGCGGGTTACGGATGCGAAGCGCCCCAGGGCGGGCCGGGGGCAAGGGGAACTGAACATCATCCACGACGGCGCGCTGGCCATTCGCGGCGGCGTCATCGTGGCCGTGGGCGATTCGCGGGAGGTGCTGCGCGCCTACGGGGACGACGCCCCGGTGCTGGACGCCTCCGGCAAAACGGTGCTGCCCGGACTTGTGGAATGCCATTCGCACCCCATTTTCGCGGGCAACCGGCACTGGGAGTACGTGCGCCGGCTCGAAGGCGCCGACGGCAGGGAGATTCGCGCCGAGGGCGGCGGCATCTGGTCCACCATCGTCAAGACGCGCCAGGCCGGCGACGACGAGCTTTTGCGCAACGTCGCCCGGGCCTTTGAGCGGATCGCGGCGGGAGGAGTGACCACCCTTGAAGTCAAGTCCGGCTACGGCCTTGATACGCGTGGGGAGCTGCGCCTGCTGCGCCTGCTGCATCAGGCCGCCTCGCATACGGCCATGGATATCGTCTGCACGTTTCTCGGCGCGCATATCGCGCCCCAGGATGGACGGAGCGCGGAAGAATACGTCGCTGTCGTCAAAAACGAGATGCTCCCGGCGGTGCTTGCCCAAGGCATTGCCCAGTCGCAGGACCTTTCGTGTGAAAATGGCGACTTCTCAGCCGAGCAGGCCAGAGAACTGATTGATATTTCGACCTCTTTGGGATTACCTGTCCGCGTCCACGCGGATGCGTCCTCCGATTCGCGGGGATGGCGCACGGCGGTCGCGGGGGGGGCGCTTTCCGCCGACCACCTCACCTATACGCCGGATGCCGAGATCAACGCCGTGGGCGCCACCACGACCGTCGCCGTGCTCTTGCCGGTGGCGGAACAGTTTTATCTTGACGCGCAAAAAGCCAACGCAAGGCTTTTTATCAAAAACAACGTGCCTGTCGCCGTGGCCACGGATTATTGTTCGTCGTTTCAGGCCACGTCGTTGCCCTTGACCATTGCGCTGGCCTGCTCGTGGTTCAGGCTGACCCCGGCCGAGGCCATTGTCGGCGCGACCCTCAACGCCGCCTACGCCTTGGGGAAGAGCCACGACCGGGGTTCCCTGGATGTGGGCAAGCGCGGCGATGTGACCATTTTCGATTGCGAACATCCGGGCCAGCTGGCTACGGCCATCGGCGCCCCGCTTGTGGACGTGTCCCTTTCCCGGGGCCGCGTCGTTTGGGAAGCGGGAAAATAA
- a CDS encoding AroM family protein yields the protein MTHMITLGILTLGQAPRTDIEPTFRAILGDRIAFRQRGALDGLGAGECARLVPEDGESGIETCLRKQDGVVRGVLVAKRLLLPRLIAAGRKLEAECDALLLLCSGRFPELKRAIPRLIEPITVIRSVVAALAGHGHLCVIGPASDMEAAPAQWRSSAARVSTAAASPYGGREALVRAALRAREAGADYVLLDDMGFTELQRRTVRDTSGLPTLSATSITARILQELV from the coding sequence ATGACGCACATGATCACTCTCGGCATACTCACCCTGGGGCAGGCGCCCCGCACGGATATCGAACCCACGTTTCGCGCCATCCTGGGGGATCGCATCGCCTTCAGGCAACGCGGCGCCCTGGACGGCCTGGGCGCTGGCGAGTGCGCGCGGCTGGTCCCGGAGGATGGAGAATCCGGCATCGAGACCTGCCTGCGCAAGCAGGATGGGGTCGTAAGGGGCGTGCTTGTCGCCAAGCGTCTTCTGCTGCCCCGCCTTATCGCCGCCGGACGGAAGCTGGAAGCGGAGTGCGACGCCCTTCTGCTGCTTTGCTCAGGGCGGTTTCCGGAGCTCAAGCGGGCCATCCCCAGGCTTATCGAACCGATAACGGTCATCCGGTCCGTGGTCGCCGCCCTGGCGGGCCACGGGCATCTGTGCGTCATCGGCCCGGCGTCAGACATGGAAGCGGCGCCGGCGCAGTGGCGCTCCTCTGCGGCGCGGGTTTCCACGGCGGCGGCTTCGCCCTACGGCGGGCGGGAGGCCCTTGTCCGGGCGGCGTTGCGCGCGCGGGAGGCGGGCGCGGACTATGTTTTACTCGACGACATGGGGTTTACGGAGCTGCAGCGCCGGACGGTGCGCGACACGTCCGGACTGCCGACCCTGAGCGCCACGAGCATTACGGCGCGCATTCTCCAGGAACTCGTATGA
- a CDS encoding ABC transporter substrate-binding protein, protein MNHLEEKTLLKRKLASLLCGFALLFSGTAFAASLHDMLPDSIQKSGKIIIGVNGIFPPMEFKAPGSDTLDGIDVELAQAIAKELGIKIEFDDQNFDQLINSINTKRVDMVLSGMSDSAERRKSLDFIDYFNSGTQCFTTKALAGKIKNLEDLSGKTLAVSASTDYLTTMQKWNKENLLDKGKPGINIMAVDSAASARMQMLQGRAQASALSPEALGWANVQQKGAFVAVGPLLESNPYGIAFSKDNAKLRDAVYAALQKVFADGTYSKILKKWGAETGALPRPLINGKAVN, encoded by the coding sequence ATGAATCATTTGGAGGAAAAGACGTTGCTGAAAAGAAAGCTCGCCTCGTTGTTGTGTGGTTTTGCCCTGCTGTTCTCCGGAACGGCCTTTGCCGCATCGCTGCACGACATGTTGCCCGATTCCATCCAGAAAAGCGGAAAGATCATCATCGGCGTCAACGGCATATTCCCCCCCATGGAATTCAAGGCCCCCGGCTCCGACACCCTGGACGGCATCGACGTGGAACTGGCCCAGGCCATTGCCAAGGAATTGGGCATCAAGATCGAATTTGACGACCAGAATTTCGACCAGTTGATCAATTCCATCAACACCAAGCGCGTGGACATGGTCCTTTCCGGCATGTCCGACAGCGCGGAACGTCGCAAGTCCCTGGACTTCATCGACTACTTCAACTCCGGCACCCAATGTTTCACCACCAAGGCGCTGGCCGGAAAAATCAAGAACCTGGAAGACCTGAGCGGCAAGACCCTGGCGGTGTCCGCCTCCACGGACTACCTGACCACCATGCAGAAGTGGAACAAGGAAAACCTGCTCGACAAGGGCAAGCCCGGCATCAACATCATGGCGGTGGATTCCGCGGCCTCCGCGCGCATGCAGATGCTGCAGGGCCGGGCCCAGGCTTCCGCCCTCAGCCCCGAGGCCCTGGGCTGGGCCAATGTGCAGCAAAAGGGCGCCTTCGTGGCCGTGGGGCCGCTGCTGGAATCCAATCCTTACGGCATCGCCTTCAGCAAGGACAACGCCAAGCTCCGCGATGCGGTGTACGCGGCCTTGCAAAAGGTTTTCGCCGACGGCACCTACAGTAAGATCCTCAAGAAATGGGGAGCTGAAACCGGCGCGCTGCCGCGTCCCCTCATCAATGGCAAAGCCGTGAACTAG
- a CDS encoding amino acid ABC transporter ATP-binding protein — protein MRQDVPMLHTVNVHKSYGDHEILKGINIDVEKGEVLCLLGPSGSGKSTFLRCINHLETINAGRIYVDGSLIGFNERKGRLYEQSEKELCKIRTRIGMVFQNFNLFPHMTVLENIIEGPVTVKKEDPRKMRQRAYALLTQVGLRDWADRFPKQLSGGQQQRVAIARSLAMEPELMLFDEPTSALDPELVGEVLTVMRDLAESGMTMVIVTHEMEFAKNVAHKVALMDHGRVVEEGTPSEVFENPRHERTKAFLGAIA, from the coding sequence ATGCGACAGGATGTCCCCATGTTGCATACGGTCAACGTCCATAAGTCGTACGGCGACCACGAAATCCTCAAAGGCATCAACATCGACGTGGAAAAAGGCGAAGTGCTGTGCCTGCTCGGCCCCTCGGGCTCCGGAAAAAGCACCTTCCTGCGCTGCATCAATCATCTGGAAACGATCAATGCCGGGCGCATCTACGTCGACGGATCGCTGATCGGATTCAATGAACGCAAGGGGCGGCTGTACGAGCAGAGCGAAAAAGAGCTCTGCAAAATACGCACACGCATCGGCATGGTTTTCCAGAACTTCAACCTGTTCCCGCATATGACTGTCCTGGAAAACATCATCGAGGGCCCCGTCACCGTCAAAAAGGAAGATCCCCGCAAAATGCGGCAGCGCGCCTATGCGCTCCTGACGCAGGTCGGGCTGCGGGATTGGGCGGATCGTTTTCCCAAACAACTTTCCGGCGGACAGCAGCAACGCGTGGCCATTGCCCGGTCGTTGGCCATGGAGCCCGAGCTGATGCTCTTTGACGAACCGACGAGCGCACTGGACCCCGAGCTTGTGGGCGAGGTGCTTACCGTTATGCGCGACCTGGCCGAAAGCGGCATGACCATGGTCATCGTGACCCACGAAATGGAGTTCGCGAAAAACGTGGCCCATAAGGTGGCGCTTATGGACCACGGCCGCGTGGTGGAAGAGGGAACTCCGTCGGAGGTTTTTGAAAACCCCCGACACGAGCGCACCAAGGCGTTCCTTGGAGCGATCGCATAG
- a CDS encoding amino acid ABC transporter permease, whose protein sequence is MNAFIVGQIDWSVVEEFFFSTALLKGLANTILITACSMLMGMALGVIFAIMRLSQNPVSRMFSGWYIWLFRGAPVYLQLLIWFNLALIFPVVNLGFAQYRMVDVMTPFMAALLGLGLNEGAYLTEIVRGGILSVDKGQIDAATSLGMTRLMAMRRIVLPQAMRVIVPPIGNEFIGLLKTSSMASAIAYTELLHKAQIIYFVNAKVMELLIVATGWYLIVVTILSVVQVGIERRFARGHAFATQRGFLETLRENTFGKRQRCGA, encoded by the coding sequence GTGAACGCTTTCATCGTGGGCCAAATCGACTGGTCCGTGGTGGAGGAGTTCTTTTTTTCGACCGCGCTTCTCAAGGGACTGGCAAACACCATCCTCATCACGGCCTGCTCCATGCTCATGGGTATGGCGCTGGGCGTGATCTTCGCCATCATGCGCCTTTCCCAAAACCCCGTTTCCCGCATGTTTTCAGGATGGTACATCTGGCTGTTCCGGGGGGCCCCCGTCTATTTGCAGCTGCTGATCTGGTTCAATCTGGCGCTCATCTTTCCCGTGGTGAATCTGGGCTTCGCGCAATACCGCATGGTGGACGTGATGACGCCCTTCATGGCCGCCCTGCTCGGGCTGGGCCTTAACGAGGGCGCGTATCTGACGGAAATCGTGCGCGGCGGCATCCTCTCCGTCGACAAGGGCCAGATAGACGCCGCCACGTCCCTCGGCATGACCCGTCTTATGGCCATGCGCCGCATCGTCCTGCCGCAGGCCATGCGCGTTATCGTGCCGCCCATCGGCAACGAATTCATCGGCCTGCTCAAAACGTCCTCCATGGCCAGCGCCATCGCCTACACCGAGCTGTTGCACAAGGCCCAGATCATCTATTTCGTCAATGCCAAGGTCATGGAGCTGCTTATCGTCGCCACCGGCTGGTATCTGATTGTCGTGACCATCCTCAGCGTCGTGCAGGTCGGTATCGAGCGGCGCTTCGCCCGCGGCCATGCCTTTGCCACCCAACGCGGTTTCCTGGAGACCCTCCGGGAAAACACCTTCGGCAAAAGACAACGGTGCGGAGCCTAG
- a CDS encoding SphA family protein: MKRACFLFLVVYSLSCGLAFASTGHYVNGVEGIKAATLPPEGFYVREYSVYYNAPEYRDKNNKIVNNDFKLNVYCQVTRLIYSSNISVLGGNLLFDAVVPFQYTDSSFKTGQSSPRTSEDMFGLGDILIEPLLLSWHGDRYDAAIGAGLYIPTGYFSKNHPASPGKGFYTVMFTAGATVYFDTERTWSASILSRYEVNTEQNETNITPGNDFHFEWGVGKTFNKTMTVGAAGYCSWQTTDDSGSGATDDRTTIYGIGPEVAFDIPAYTTSVSLRFLKEFSGQNSSQGSIGTLTLTKRF; the protein is encoded by the coding sequence ATGAAACGGGCATGTTTTCTTTTTCTTGTGGTGTATTCCTTATCGTGCGGCTTGGCGTTTGCCAGCACCGGGCACTATGTCAACGGCGTCGAAGGGATCAAAGCGGCCACATTGCCTCCCGAAGGTTTTTACGTCAGAGAGTATTCCGTCTATTACAACGCGCCGGAGTACCGGGACAAGAACAATAAAATTGTCAACAACGACTTCAAGCTCAATGTTTATTGCCAGGTCACGCGTCTCATATACTCATCGAATATTTCGGTGCTTGGAGGCAATCTCCTCTTCGATGCCGTCGTGCCTTTTCAATATACCGACAGCTCCTTCAAAACAGGGCAATCCTCCCCGCGCACCAGTGAGGACATGTTCGGCCTGGGCGACATCCTGATTGAACCCCTGCTTCTCAGTTGGCATGGGGACAGGTATGACGCCGCCATTGGAGCGGGCCTGTACATCCCGACCGGTTATTTCAGCAAGAATCATCCGGCTAGTCCCGGCAAGGGGTTTTACACGGTGATGTTCACTGCGGGCGCAACCGTTTATTTCGACACGGAAAGGACCTGGAGCGCGTCCATCCTGTCCCGGTACGAAGTGAACACGGAGCAAAACGAAACGAACATTACCCCTGGAAATGATTTCCATTTCGAATGGGGTGTCGGAAAAACCTTCAACAAGACCATGACGGTCGGCGCCGCGGGCTACTGCTCCTGGCAAACGACCGATGACAGCGGCAGCGGCGCAACGGATGATCGCACGACGATCTATGGCATCGGGCCGGAAGTCGCCTTTGACATTCCGGCGTACACCACTTCCGTTTCCCTGCGCTTCTTAAAAGAATTCTCCGGACAAAACAGTTCGCAGGGAAGCATTGGCACGCTGACGCTGACGAAGCGGTTCTAA
- a CDS encoding ferredoxin family protein codes for MTIFGDVTQRLAGNTYVVDEHSHIEVNQEIARKTGTGKLLVRVCPAHVYSENEDGTIGVLFAACLECGTCRALASPGALTWHYPNGGFGIAFREG; via the coding sequence ATGACGATCTTTGGAGATGTCACGCAACGTCTGGCGGGCAACACGTACGTCGTCGACGAGCACTCGCACATAGAAGTCAACCAGGAAATCGCCCGAAAGACCGGCACGGGGAAATTGCTGGTCCGGGTGTGCCCCGCCCACGTCTATTCCGAAAACGAGGACGGCACCATCGGCGTTTTGTTCGCGGCCTGCCTGGAATGCGGCACCTGCCGCGCCCTGGCCAGCCCCGGCGCGCTCACTTGGCATTACCCGAACGGCGGGTTCGGCATCGCCTTCCGCGAAGGCTGA
- a CDS encoding FAD-dependent oxidoreductase, producing the protein MAEEALEVDADVIVIGGGVAGTVCAHQLAQAGKQVILIERGGQPGAKNLSGGIFYCRVMEQVFPDFVGEAPVERRITRNVLSFLNPTSHFNVDYWDQRLGDPVNAVTVLRAKLDAWLAEQCENAGVMVMPGIRVDSLLFENGQVVGVKAGEDELHAHVVVAADGVNSFIAQQAGIRAKEPAQNLAVGVKSVIGLPVKVIEDRFNVTGNDGVAYALVGDCTKTAAGGGFLYTNKESISVGVVLRLDDLEAKGLTSSEVHDNFLGHPAIAPLLRDGELLEYGCHLTIENGPAMTSHDLARPGFLIIGDAAGFTLNTGLTIRGMDLAAGSGIAAAKTIVKALKRGSYGQQDMDDYRKQLDATFVGADMKTYAKAPNVLEVPRMYQDYGLLLTDIFHDIYSCDTTPRKHIAATATSAFKRSKIKLLTALGDMLKAVRAL; encoded by the coding sequence ATGGCTGAAGAAGCACTCGAGGTCGATGCCGACGTCATCGTGATCGGCGGCGGCGTGGCCGGCACCGTCTGCGCCCACCAACTGGCGCAAGCGGGCAAGCAAGTCATTTTGATCGAACGCGGCGGGCAGCCCGGCGCAAAAAACCTCTCGGGAGGGATCTTCTACTGCCGGGTGATGGAACAGGTCTTCCCGGATTTTGTCGGGGAGGCCCCGGTGGAGCGCCGCATCACGCGCAATGTGCTCTCCTTCCTCAACCCGACGTCGCACTTCAATGTCGACTACTGGGACCAGCGCCTGGGCGATCCCGTCAACGCGGTGACAGTGCTGCGCGCCAAGCTGGACGCCTGGTTGGCCGAGCAATGCGAGAATGCCGGCGTCATGGTGATGCCGGGCATCCGGGTCGACAGCCTGCTGTTCGAGAACGGGCAGGTGGTCGGCGTCAAGGCCGGCGAGGACGAACTCCACGCCCATGTGGTGGTCGCCGCCGACGGCGTCAATTCGTTTATCGCCCAGCAGGCCGGCATCCGCGCCAAGGAGCCGGCCCAGAACCTGGCCGTCGGCGTCAAAAGCGTGATCGGCCTGCCCGTCAAAGTCATCGAGGACCGCTTCAACGTCACCGGCAACGACGGGGTCGCCTACGCCCTCGTCGGCGACTGCACCAAGACGGCGGCGGGCGGCGGCTTTCTCTACACCAACAAGGAGTCGATCAGCGTCGGCGTGGTGCTGCGCCTCGACGACCTGGAGGCCAAGGGGCTCACGTCGAGCGAGGTGCACGACAATTTTCTGGGCCACCCGGCCATCGCGCCGCTTTTGCGCGACGGTGAGCTGCTGGAATACGGCTGCCACCTGACGATCGAAAACGGCCCGGCCATGACCTCCCACGACCTCGCCCGGCCGGGGTTCCTCATCATCGGCGACGCCGCCGGCTTCACGCTCAACACCGGCCTGACCATCCGCGGCATGGACCTGGCCGCCGGCTCCGGCATCGCCGCCGCCAAGACCATCGTCAAGGCGCTTAAGCGCGGCAGCTACGGCCAGCAGGACATGGACGACTATCGCAAGCAGCTCGACGCCACGTTCGTGGGCGCCGACATGAAGACCTACGCCAAGGCGCCAAACGTCCTCGAAGTGCCGCGCATGTACCAGGACTACGGCCTGCTGCTCACCGACATCTTCCACGACATCTACAGCTGCGACACCACGCCCCGCAAACACATCGCGGCCACGGCGACAAGCGCGTTCAAGCGCTCGAAGATCAAGCTGCTTACGGCCCTCGGGGACATGCTCAAGGCCGTCAGGGCGCTTTAG